The Triticum urartu cultivar G1812 chromosome 5, Tu2.1, whole genome shotgun sequence genome contains the following window.
atgatgcagcacaacggccgtaggtattttcctcagatgtgaaaccaaggttatcgaaccagtaggagaaccaagcaacacaacgtaaacaacacctgcacacaaataacaaatactcacaagccgacgtgtaaaagggattgtcaatccctttcgggtaacggtgccagaaattggcaaacggacgtgacagagttgtaaatattgatagatcgaatgccaaataaaataaattgcagcaaggtatttttgtatttttggtttagtagatctgaaaataaaaggaaaataaaatagatcgcgaaggcaaataatatgagaaagagacccgggggctgtaggtttcactagtggcttctctcgagaaaattagcaaacggtgggtaaacaaattactgttgggcaattgatagaacttcaaatactcatgacgatatccaagtaatgatcattatataggcatcacgtccaagattagtagaccgactcctgcctgcatctactactattactccacacatcgaccgctatccagcatgcatctagtgtattaagttcatggagaaacaaagtaatgcaataagaacgatgacatgatgtagacaagatctatctatgtagagatagaccccatcgttttatccttagtagcaatgatacatacgtgtcggttccccttttgtcactgggatcagGCATTGTatagatcgaacccactacaaagcacctcttcccattgtaagataaatagatcaagttggccaaacaaaacccaaatatcggagaacaaatacgaggctataagcaatcatgcatataagagatcaaagaaactcaaaaaactttcatggatataaaaagatagatctgatcataaactcaaagttcatccgatcccaacaaacacaccgcaaaaagagttacatcatatggatctccaagagaccattgtattgagaaacaaatgatagagaggacgccatctagctactaactacggacccgaaggtctagaaagaactactcacacatcatcggagaggcaccaatggaagtggtgaacccctccgtgatggtgtctagattggatctggtggttctagactctgcggcggctggaattgattttcgtcgactcccctagggtttttggaatattggggtatttatagagcaaagaggcagtcctGGGGgtacccaaggtgggcacaacccaccaggccttaataacttgcaagatcggatctagaacatgaatataatggtgataacataaacggttcagatctgaaatcatgtcacccgggcccaaagtgacaagtattaagcatgacaaagtcatagcaacatcaatctaagaacatagtggatactagggataaagccctaacaaaactaacttgattacatgatgaatctcatccaacttctcaccgactagcgagcctacaaaggaattatTCACTCCCGGtagggagcatcatggaattggcgatggagaagggttggtgatgacgaagagcgaagatccccctctctggagccccaaacggactccagatctttCCTCCCAAgaaagaacagggcttggcggcggctccgtctcgtggatcgtgataattctttctccttgattttttatTCGAAAATAGGAATTTTTAGTgttggtttcagggtctgcggggctactaggtggggacaacccacctgggcgcgccaggagagggggcgcgccctggtgggttgtgcccacctaggagGCCCCTCttcggtaggtcttggctccagaaattcttatatattatataaaaattcctcgcaaactttcgttccattctgagaacttttatttctacacaaaacaacaccatggttgttctgctgaaaacagcgtcaatccggggttagtttcattcagataatgcaaattagagtccaaaacaagaggaaaaacgttaggaaaagtagatacattggagacgtatcaactcccccaagcttaaacctttgcttgtcctcaagcaattcagttgataaattgaaagtgaaaaagaaaaacttttacaaactcttttgctcttgtttgcttaaataagcttaaacagcacccaggttttcagccaacattataccTAACCATGccaacaataactcttaaagactataatgactcatatcaatgacataatcagccaATGAGCAATAATAATGTATCTTAaacggcaacacgttgtcaaaacaaccatgatataatatgaatagtggtatctcgctagcccatTCTGAGagcgcaaaacataaatgcagagcacctccaaagttcaagtgGTGACtgaacattgtaattcatggtagaaaagatccagtcatgatgcacccaacattagctacacacaatgcataaatcatgacaaaTGTGCTCTTCTCAGTTTCTGGAGCTTgctttagaaggtgatgacacaacataacaCTACCAGAGAAAACCCTATACATAGAAGTTTATCAGCAGCGTGGTCTAAAAAGAGGtgctactgctaattagtagtagcgcgggttttatacccctcgctaattagtagtagcgaggggtataaacccgcgtTGCTACGAAGTGGTCTCCACCATTCCCCCGGGACATGCCATAATAGTAGCGAGGGATATAAAACATGCGCTACTACTAAGTAAGTAGCTATAGCGCATGTAAGACCCACATGCTATTACTAAGCATGTCTGCACCATCCACCCCTGCCTGATCCACTCCCACCCCACCACTCTCTCTCTCATCACTAAAAAAACTCTCTCATGAACTCACCTGCTCGTCTCCCCACGATCTTCTTGCCGCCGCCATCACCCACGCCGGCCGCGCGCAACACTCCCCCAAGCTCCCATCTTCCTCCGCTCTAATCCCCATGGAAGCCACCGCCTCCGCCTCCCTCGCGCGGACCCTCGCCTCCTCGCCGCTCCCCCGCGGCTCCCGCCGTGGCCGAGTGCGCGTGGTCGTGGCGCCGGACCGGCGGAGGAGGGGTAGGGCGGTGCTCACCTCGGCGGCCTCGACGGGCAACTACATGGTGCCACCTTCCTCCAAGACCAGCCACCTCGTGCTGCGGTTGTTGGCAGTGGCACAGCGAGTCTCCCAACTCACCACCACCGCTGCTTGCCGTCCGTCCCTCCTCCCGTCTATGGCGGCGGCAACCTCCGACGTCAGCAGGCTCAATGCGGCGGCGGGCAAGAACGACGACGTCGGCCTCCAAGACCCCATCCCGGCCTCGGTTGGAATATGTAGGTACCCACTCCTTCCCCTTCCCCTTCACTTGCTGCTCGCTCTCTTCAAATCTGTTTCTGCATCCTCTGTTAGAACTTGTTTTTCTCCGTTTTTTCGAGATGTGCTAGTCTGTATGAATGTATAATTGGTACGTAGCTCAAAACGAAACATGCAAATGGTTCAATACATTTACGGGCAGCACCGGGATGGCATGGTTGAACGCAAAAAGAAAATGCCATGACTGACAAAACTGAAAAATTAAAGACTTCCTTCCTCGTCCTGGGTGAAAACCATGTGACTGCTTGCACGATGCATCAAACGTAGTATCTGAAACAATATTGTcctcctgcctgcctgcctgcaaGTGGACGTTTTGTAATGGCACTACACGCCGTCTCAGACGGCTGTCGCCGGTGGCGAGGTTAAATATTCTTCTTGTGAGCATCCAGCTAAAATGTATTTCAGAACATTTTAGAGTGGAAGAGAAGAGAATTAGGGCATTAGATTCAATTGCAAATATGCTGAATGCAAGTGGATAGAACGTCAATGTTACCCCTAAGAGGAAACAAATGATGCAATGGATTCACTGCACAACTTGTGAATAAGTGCCACCAACTGGGTGATGATGCTGATGGCAAGGCATTGGTAACATGCTTGTAAATGTCAAGGCCGTGAACCCCGTGTCATGACTAACGAAAATGAAAAACGAATCACTTTCCCCCCTTGTATTGGGTCACTACTCACGTGATGCACCAGACGTGCCTGCAAGTCGGCGTTTTGTAATGCCAGTGCATGATGTCTCAAATGCCTGCAAGTGGGTGTTTTTAAAGCCTGCATCGCTAATTGATTTTAATTTCCACCACAGGCTATAGAAAGACGGCTGGTCTAAAGTTTGAACTAAATCCCCATGGAACTTGGCAGCTGGGAGACGAGTAGGATCCTTTCCTTTAGGACACTTGGGGCCTAGTGGTTAACTGCTTGCTCCGTCGACCGATGCTATGTTCGATGCGGCACCGTCATCGTAAACCATCCATCCATTACCAGCAGACCATGGGCAATTTACAATTGATCTTGACTGTCTTTTCACCAGTTAATCAATATTGCCCTGCACTACTTCACTTTGTTAAATTGTTCTGACCGAGCGTCCTCGACATCTTTATCCGTCTGCCAGCGCAACTTCACATTGAGATTCCGTGTAGCCGTCGCATAGGTTCAGATAAATCTGTGGACAGCACAACAGTGCTTTGCTAGTACCTTAGGCCATGTACTTATCGAGAGGTTCATGTGGCAACTGAAATGGCTCCCTATGTATGATTGTAACCTCACGCATTCTCCTCTCCTGATTACTGATGGATTTACATTCCTTTGTCTGTCAGGTACCATGCCAACTGGATGCTCAGCTTCTACGCCCCCGGTGAGCTTCCCCCAT
Protein-coding sequences here:
- the LOC125506102 gene encoding uncharacterized protein LOC125506102 isoform X2; amino-acid sequence: MEATASASLARTLASSPLPRGSRRGRVRVVVAPDRRRRGRAVLTSAASTGNYMVPPSSKTSHLVLRLLAVAQRVSQLTTTAACRPSLLPSMAAATSDVSRLNAAAGKNDDVGLQDPIPASVGICRYHANWMLSFYAPGELPPFAEF
- the LOC125506102 gene encoding uncharacterized protein LOC125506102 isoform X1, with amino-acid sequence MEATASASLARTLASSPLPRGSRRGRVRVVVAPDRRRRGRAVLTSAASTGNYMVPPSSKTSHLVLRLLAVAQRVSQLTTTAACRPSLLPSMAAATSDVSRLNAAAGKNDDVGLQDPIPASVGICTMPTGCSASTPPVSFPHLLNSKTAQIWFVIRVGRLI